Proteins encoded within one genomic window of Amorphoplanes friuliensis DSM 7358:
- a CDS encoding inorganic phosphate transporter, whose amino-acid sequence MSPELIAVLAVILAAMAFDYTNGFHDAANAIATSVSTRALTPRVALAMAAVGNFVGAHFGAEVAKTVGDGLVKLPVGIPSLGVVFAGVVGAIAWNLITWYFGLPSSSSHALFGGLVGATLFATHGTVEWDTILVKVLIPMVASPFVGFLLGFAVMVGIMWAFRRGQPGKLNRGFRIAQTISAAFMSVGHGMQDAAKTMGIIVLALYTGGFQDSATDIPWWVFWTSAAVLAAGTYAGGWRIIRTLGRKIIDLGPAEGFAAEMVASSVLFFNALVLHAPISTTHTITSAIMGVGATKRLSAVRWNVAGNIVIAWITTFPAAALIACIVYFAVRPIFG is encoded by the coding sequence TTGTCCCCCGAGCTCATAGCGGTCCTCGCGGTCATCCTCGCCGCGATGGCCTTCGACTACACCAACGGCTTCCACGACGCGGCCAACGCGATCGCCACCAGCGTCAGCACCCGCGCCCTGACCCCCCGCGTCGCACTGGCGATGGCCGCGGTCGGCAACTTCGTCGGCGCCCACTTCGGCGCGGAAGTAGCCAAAACCGTCGGCGACGGCCTGGTCAAACTCCCCGTCGGCATCCCCAGCCTCGGCGTCGTCTTCGCCGGCGTTGTCGGCGCCATCGCCTGGAACCTCATCACCTGGTACTTCGGCCTCCCGTCCTCCTCCTCACACGCCCTCTTCGGCGGCCTGGTCGGAGCGACCCTCTTCGCCACCCACGGCACCGTCGAGTGGGACACCATCCTCGTGAAGGTCCTCATCCCGATGGTGGCCTCGCCGTTCGTCGGCTTCCTCCTCGGCTTCGCGGTCATGGTCGGCATCATGTGGGCCTTCCGCCGCGGCCAGCCCGGCAAGCTGAACCGCGGCTTCCGCATCGCCCAGACCATCTCCGCCGCCTTCATGTCGGTGGGCCACGGCATGCAGGACGCCGCGAAAACCATGGGCATCATCGTCCTGGCGCTCTACACCGGCGGCTTCCAGGACAGCGCCACCGACATCCCGTGGTGGGTCTTCTGGACCTCAGCGGCTGTCCTCGCAGCCGGCACCTACGCCGGCGGCTGGCGCATCATCCGCACGCTGGGCCGCAAAATCATCGACCTGGGGCCGGCCGAAGGTTTTGCCGCTGAGATGGTGGCCAGCTCGGTTCTGTTCTTCAACGCGCTGGTGCTCCACGCGCCGATCTCCACCACCCACACGATCACCTCCGCGATCATGGGCGTGGGTGCGACCAAGCGTCTGAGTGCAGTTCGCTGGAACGTCGCCGGCAATATCGTCATCGCCTGGATCACGACGTTCCCGGCCGCGGCGCTGATCGCCTGCATCGTCTACTTCGCGGTCCGTCCGATCTTCGGCTGA
- a CDS encoding DUF47 domain-containing protein, which yields MKFSFRPTEGAFYELFTRAAQNLVRGTELLNELALPGVDVQSVSDRLTDVEHDSDEITHTLYKKINSTFITPFDREDIYSLGSQLDDVMDHLEAVGNLLYLYGLTELPSLPREMHELVNVLDQQAKITADAMPRLKTMKNLEEYWIEINRLENDGDRAYRMLLVRLFSGEYDALTVLKMKEVADELEAACDAFEHVANTVETITVKES from the coding sequence GTGAAGTTCTCCTTCCGCCCCACCGAGGGCGCCTTCTACGAGTTGTTCACCCGGGCCGCCCAGAACCTCGTACGGGGTACCGAGCTGCTGAACGAGCTCGCCCTGCCCGGTGTGGACGTGCAGTCGGTCAGCGACCGGCTCACGGACGTCGAGCACGACAGCGACGAGATCACACACACGCTCTACAAGAAGATCAACTCCACGTTCATCACGCCGTTCGACCGCGAGGACATCTACTCGCTGGGGTCGCAGCTCGACGACGTCATGGACCACCTGGAGGCGGTCGGCAACCTCCTTTACCTGTACGGCCTGACCGAGCTGCCGTCACTGCCGCGCGAGATGCACGAGCTGGTGAACGTCCTCGACCAGCAAGCCAAGATCACCGCAGACGCGATGCCGCGGCTCAAGACGATGAAAAATCTCGAGGAGTACTGGATCGAGATCAACCGCCTGGAGAACGACGGCGACCGCGCCTACCGCATGCTGCTGGTCCGCCTCTTCTCCGGCGAGTACGACGCACTCACCGTCCTCAAGATGAAGGAGGTCGCCGACGAGCTCGAGGCGGCCTGCGACGCGTTCGAGCACGTGGCGAACACCGTCGAGACCATCACGGTCAAGGAGTCCTAG